The nucleotide sequence GCACAACTGCTCACTTTGCTGGAGTGCTTCTGGCATATGAGACCTTGTATTCACATGACAGCCCACAACGAAACATCCCCATCTGAGGAAACACCCCACCACAAACCACACTAGGGTTGTAAATCAGTTTTATAACCCTTGGTCACGCTTGGTGCTTCCAGACCTTTCCTGTGATGCTTGAGTAGGAACAAAGTCAACAGATCCCTTGGGACAACAGCATTCACAGTGCCTAAGTACTACAACAAACAATTTTCACCTTCAATCTTCCACTCAACGACAAGCTGAGCAACTGCTGGTACCAGCATGATGGCGAAAACATTACAGCTTTCACAGGGAAGAAGAATCTGCAGAAGAAAGTCTCCTCAGCCAGCCTCACCAAGGGAAGTGGGGCTGCAGATGCTGCTTGGGCGGTTCCTGGGGGCGTCTTGGCACGCCccgctctgctcccagggctacaaaaggcagtggctgtggcagcagctatTGACAGGGGAGCAGCGCCAAGGAGAGCAGGTAAAAGTGGGGCAAGAGGGACAGGGTGGGTCACTGGATGTCTTTCAACTTTAAATCTACAGCCCTTTTAACACCTGAGGGGCTGTGGGTTATTCCTGCTTGGTGCAAAGCATGGTAGAGGAAAGTGGGTTGGGCTGGTGGTGTCCTGCACGAAGCCAAGAATCCAGAGGACAGAGCTGGAATGTTGCTGGTGTCTCTTCCCTCTAGTTAAACTTGATGGTCTGGGTCTGGTGGCCAAGATAGGCGACTATGGTGACACCAGGTTGCTCACTTGAAAGTCCACACCTCCATATTCAGGTAATAAATACAAGACACTGACCAGAGGTGTCAGACAGACAGacccagggcaggagaggagctgggcagcaatTTATACCAGGGAATGGGAAGTCCAAATATAAATGATGCAGAGGCAttcacctctcctggtgcaggttgcctcaTACAAGCCTCCAATACCCTACTTTGAAGCAAACTTATGCTTTTCCTTACCCTAAAATGGAAGGCTAAATAAATAGATGGTCACTGGTAAATTCATGGCAGAGAGCAAACCACTCAGtaacctggagctgctggcaccattaCTCTTGGATACACCACTGAAGTGGCTGGGCAGGTTTTGGACAGGTCAGATTTACCTGGTGGTTGTGTGCCAGGATGAGTGACATAAAATTCAAGTCCCAGGCAGTGGTTATGGAAGTGCATCTCAGGTTGTACAAGGGGAAGCTGCTATTCCAATGGCTACTCATTACCTGCCTAAAAAAgattaagaaaaataattcaagCTTTATCTACAATGACCTGAAATGAACAGCCCTCCTTCAAATTGTTCTCTGACACCACCTTTTAGTATTGCCTCTTGAACACAATAATGAAGCATGATGTCATTTTTAATGTAAGTaaatgttgatctgttagagggtaggagagctgtgcagagggacctcgacaggctggacagatgggcagagtccaagggcatgagattgaacacatccaagtgctgggttctgcacattggccacaacaaccccatgcagtgctacaggttggggtcagagtagctggagagtggccaggaagaaagggacctgggggtactgattgacagctggctgaacatgagcctgcagtgtgcccaggtggccaagaaggctaagggcatcctggcctgcatcaggaacagtgtggccagcaggagcaaggaagtcattctgcccctgtacccagcactggttaggccacaccttgagtcctgtgtccagttctgggcccctcagtttaggaaagatgttgagttgctggaatgtgtccagagaagggcaacaaagctggtgaggggtttggagcacaagccctatgaggagaagctgagggacctggggttgcttagcctggaggaggctcagaggagaccttcttgctgtctacaactacctgaagggaggttgtagccaggtgggggttggtctcttctcccaggcaaccagcatcagaacaaggggacacagtctcaagctgcaccaggggaggaagagtgattgcccattggaatgggctgcccagggaggtggtggagtcaccattattggaagtgtttaggaagagactggatggggtgcttggtgccatggtttagttgattagatagtgttggatgataggttggtctcaatgatctcaaaggtctcttccaacctggtctggtctattctattctattctattctattctaaaaagggATTCATAAAGTCAACTAAagaaacaatttctgtgcttgCAAGTAAATTAGGATATTTTAAAGGGTATTCATTAACACAGAGTCTGCTGTAATgattgatttttaaaatttcttttcctcaggATGAGAATCCTTGTTGGAAGCCTTCATTTgtgcttcatttctttcttattCAGTAGACCAAATGGATTCCTGAGAACACCTACAGCCTGTGCCTTACTGGCATATAACTACTCTTATTTAAACCTCTCTTCTGTACCAGAAGCACAAGCTCCAAAAATGGCAAGAGCTCTCAATTTCTCACATAACCTAATTGAAAAAATAACCAAGAGAGACTTGGAAGGTTTTGAGGCGTTGGAAGTTTTAGACCTTTCCTACAATCAGATTAAGGAGATTGAACCTGGTGCATTTGAGAGTCTGCTCAGCCTTATCTCTGTGAATTTATCATTTAATGACAAGAAGCTTCTTGTCTCAGGTATTccatccagcctgaagctcTTAGCCACCAGCAAAGCCTTGGGCTCTTTGCAACTTTATAAATATTTTGACAAAtcctcaggggctgctctggaACCTGCCAAGGAGCTGCCACATTCAGGAGGTCCATCTGGCCTGCACAATGTTCACCCCAGGCTGAGGCGAAGTACAGAGAATCTTCTTCGACGAGGAgagcaaaccaaagcagactCTCCGGCAGGCACACTACAGCCCAATCTCTGTGCAGCACCAATAAATGGGATGCTCAATCTGTCACACAGGAAACTCTCTGAGGAAGAGCTGATGTTAAAACTGGATTCAGATCTCTGCCAAGCCCAGCTGGACAGCATTTTGGAGCTTGACATTAGTCACTGTGACCTGGAAATGGATCTTCTGTCACTGTTCACCCTGGTTTTGCCGATGACAAATGTGCAGTACATTGATGCCAGCTGCAACAAATTAACAATTAACATTCTGGATGTTGAGGCTATCTGCAAATTCCCCTTAAGcaagcttttgtttttaaacattaGCAATAATCCCATAAACAGCCTGGATACACTGTGTCTGCCTTCAACCATCAAGGTCATTGATTTGTCCTTCACCAACATAAGCCAGATACCCCCCAATTTTGCTACAAAACTCTTTAACTTAGAACACATGTATGTACAAGGAAACCACTTCATCTACACTGCGCGCCCAGAAGTCACTGAAGAAGTCCCAAAGTTTTCCCCTGGCACTGTACATATTAATGCCATTTCATTTGTCAGAAACCAGGCTGGCACCCCCATTGAGAGCCTTCCCAAGAAACTCAAACACCTCAAAGTGTCCAACTGTTCCATTGTAGAACTGCCAGAGTGGTTTGCTGACACAATGGGAGAACTATTGCTTTTGGATCTCAGCAGCAACAGGATTTCTGTGCTTCCtgacctccctccctccctgcagcatctTGACGTAAGCAATAGTGACATTAAAATGATACCCCCTGGTTTTAAATCTGCCTCTAACTTAACCATATTTAACATTCAAAACAATAAAATCACAGATATGCACCCCGAGTATCTCCCCTTGACTTTAACAAAATGTGATATTAGTAAGAATAAGCTGAACCTATTGCTATTAACTGATGCCCTAGAGAAACTTGAACATTTGAATGTTTCTGGAAACCTCATCACCAGGCTGGAGCCCACCAGCCACCTTTCTGTGCTCACTAACCTGGACAGTAGCCACAACCTGATTTCAGAACTCCCTGATCACTTTGGTAAATCTCTTCCGATGCTGAAGTATTTTAATTTATCAGGGAATAAGATCTCCTTCCTGCAGCGTGGCTCTCTCCCAACTTCTCTGGTTGAGTTAGACATTAGTGATAATGCCATTACCACTGTGGTGGAAGACACTTTTGGTCAGTTATCAAGTTTGAGTGTTTTGACCATCCAAGGTAAACATTTCTTTTGTAACTGTGATTTGTACTGGTTTGTGAACGTCTACATCCgcaagccccagctgcagatAAATGGCAAAGGAAACCTCAGGTGCAGCTTTCCACCCGAGAGAAGGGGCTCCTTGGTGGAAAGCAGCAACCTCACACttctgcactgctccctgggcatCCAGATGGCTATCACAGCGTGCGCTGCCATTCTGGTTGTTCTGGTGTTGACGGGCTTGTGCTGGCGGTTCGATGGCCTGTGGTACATGAAGATGGGCTGGTACTGGTGCATGGCCAAGAGGAAGCAGTACGAGAAGAGGCCAGAAAACAAGCCCTTTGATGCCTTCGTTTCATACAGCGAACATGATGCAAACTGGACAAAACAGAATCTACTGGAAAAACTGGAAATGGATGGATTCAAAATTTGTTACCATGAGAGGGATTTCAAACCAGGGCATCCTGTACTTGGTAACATTTTCTACTGCATAGAGAACAGCCATAAAGTCCTTTTTGTTCTCTCTCCCAGCTTTGTAAACAGCTGCTGGTGTCAATATGAACTGTATTTTGCTGAACACCGGGTCCTGAATGAAAATCAGGATTCCCTCATCATGATTGTGCTGGAAGACCTCCCACCCAACAGTGTGCCACAGAAGTTCAGCAAGCTCAGGAagctgctgaaaaggaaaacatacTTGAAGTGGAGTCCTGAGgaacacaaacagaaaatgtTCTGGCGACAGCTGGCAGCTGTCTTAAAAACAACCAATGAACCACTTATGAGAACAGAAAATGGATCCACTCAGGAAGCATATGAGATGGAATGAGGTACAAGAACATATAGAGCTTGTACCTGGAAAGTCTGTGGTCAAATAAAAGTATTTCTCTGTTTACCTCCTACAAAGGCTGCTGTATGCAAGACAGGTTTGTCTTGGATCAGTCCCAGGAGAGGTCACTACTGCGGGGCTGTAGTACATTAGTTATTAGATTTGATACAAGAACCCGTTACCTGAAGGGATGAGACATAAGCACTGATAAACAGACTTTCCTTCTTGGGTGCTTGGTTTGCTTCAGCTATTTCTTAAAAGTGCTGTGGATattacctgaaaggaagaaCAGCCTGAGTCACACTGCACGTCCCACCTGTCTTTCTGAGGTTACTGAAGTGGAAGGTGATGTCATTCAAAGATAAAGTTGTAGTCCAGAACCAGCTTAGGACGGGAACACACACTGTGTACACCTAAGGAACACACAAACCGCGACAGCACAGAGGTAAGAGCTTCCTTCAGAGGTTTAGCAAGAAAAGATTTGCCACCAttcacaggcaggagctgattTTTCTTGTGTTATGGATTGCACCAGCTACACAACTGCTTTTTCTAAACCACTGGGAATTCACATACTGTTATCACTTGCTCTCTTacccagctcctctcttcacACACATTATCCAGCTC is from Dryobates pubescens isolate bDryPub1 chromosome 3, bDryPub1.pri, whole genome shotgun sequence and encodes:
- the LOC104301675 gene encoding toll-like receptor 2, with product MRILVGSLHLCFISFLFSRPNGFLRTPTACALLAYNYSYLNLSSVPEAQAPKMARALNFSHNLIEKITKRDLEGFEALEVLDLSYNQIKEIEPGAFESLLSLISVNLSFNDKKLLVSGIPSSLKLLATSKALGSLQLYKYFDKSSGAALEPAKELPHSGGPSGLHNVHPRLRRSTENLLRRGEQTKADSPAGTLQPNLCAAPINGMLNLSHRKLSEEELMLKLDSDLCQAQLDSILELDISHCDLEMDLLSLFTLVLPMTNVQYIDASCNKLTINILDVEAICKFPLSKLLFLNISNNPINSLDTLCLPSTIKVIDLSFTNISQIPPNFATKLFNLEHMYVQGNHFIYTARPEVTEEVPKFSPGTVHINAISFVRNQAGTPIESLPKKLKHLKVSNCSIVELPEWFADTMGELLLLDLSSNRISVLPDLPPSLQHLDVSNSDIKMIPPGFKSASNLTIFNIQNNKITDMHPEYLPLTLTKCDISKNKLNLLLLTDALEKLEHLNVSGNLITRLEPTSHLSVLTNLDSSHNLISELPDHFGKSLPMLKYFNLSGNKISFLQRGSLPTSLVELDISDNAITTVVEDTFGQLSSLSVLTIQGKHFFCNCDLYWFVNVYIRKPQLQINGKGNLRCSFPPERRGSLVESSNLTLLHCSLGIQMAITACAAILVVLVLTGLCWRFDGLWYMKMGWYWCMAKRKQYEKRPENKPFDAFVSYSEHDANWTKQNLLEKLEMDGFKICYHERDFKPGHPVLGNIFYCIENSHKVLFVLSPSFVNSCWCQYELYFAEHRVLNENQDSLIMIVLEDLPPNSVPQKFSKLRKLLKRKTYLKWSPEEHKQKMFWRQLAAVLKTTNEPLMRTENGSTQEAYEME